In a genomic window of [Empedobacter] haloabium:
- a CDS encoding GNAT family N-acetyltransferase translates to MNDTLVPLAIRLAALPDDLPHVRALFREYAAGLGVDLCFQDFEAELDSLPGKYASPRGRLLLAWDGDVPAGCVALRPVDATRAEMKRLYVRPAARARGLGRQLAERICAEAKEAGYRAICLDTLVTMTPAVRLYRELGFGPIEPYVYNPLEGVLFLGRAL, encoded by the coding sequence TTGAACGACACGTTGGTACCGCTCGCGATCCGCTTGGCCGCGTTGCCGGACGACCTGCCGCACGTGCGCGCGCTGTTCCGTGAATATGCCGCGGGGCTGGGTGTCGACCTGTGCTTCCAGGATTTCGAGGCGGAGCTGGACAGCTTGCCCGGCAAGTATGCCTCGCCGCGCGGACGGCTGCTGCTGGCGTGGGATGGCGACGTGCCGGCCGGCTGCGTCGCCCTGCGCCCCGTCGATGCCACGCGCGCCGAGATGAAGCGGCTGTACGTGCGGCCGGCGGCGCGGGCGCGCGGCCTGGGCCGGCAACTGGCCGAGCGCATCTGCGCCGAGGCAAAGGAGGCCGGCTATCGGGCCATCTGCCTGGACACGCTGGTGACGATGACGCCGGCCGTGCGGCTGTATCGCGAGCTGGGCTTCGGACCCATCGAGCCCTACGTGTACAACCCATTGGAAGGGGTGCTGTTTCTCGGCCGCGCGCTGTAA
- a CDS encoding PRC-barrel domain-containing protein, with amino-acid sequence MSYERDAAGNYVDQGHQGPGPRLMGADTLIGDHIHNMQNEHLGTVKEIMLDMQTGRISYVVMASGGVLTIGEKLFAIPWEALALDTANHQLRLNIAKERIEAAPGFDKDHWPDMANDAWTNEIHSYYGTSASAARQGLR; translated from the coding sequence ATGAGCTATGAACGCGATGCAGCCGGCAATTACGTCGACCAGGGCCACCAGGGCCCGGGCCCGCGCCTGATGGGCGCCGACACCCTGATCGGCGACCACATCCACAATATGCAGAACGAACACCTGGGCACCGTCAAGGAAATCATGCTCGACATGCAGACGGGCCGCATATCCTACGTCGTGATGGCGTCCGGCGGCGTGCTGACGATCGGCGAGAAGCTGTTCGCGATTCCCTGGGAAGCGCTGGCGCTCGATACCGCCAACCACCAGCTGCGCCTGAACATCGCCAAGGAACGCATCGAGGCGGCGCCCGGCTTCGACAAGGATCACTGGCCGGACATGGCCAACGACGCGTGGACCAACGAGATCCACAGCTACTACGGAACCAGCGCATCGGCCGCGCGTCAAGGCCTGCGCTGA
- a CDS encoding WG repeat-containing protein, producing the protein MMRAVGKRPAVLCLATLSILLAGPPAIAAAHCPKGGDDWPDACFVEQAGERYVKRQYLDRLKWNRQGYALVSRADAFELMAVNRQGKVVVPGIYHTGDFDYPDAERGVGRFATLDGKCGYFQARGFKVVVPARYDVCRAFHDGWATACTGCTRYCDDEDCHMDHLVGGQADQLGLDGTVRQSYPLATLDTVCGSPERRKLTQRAGTTLLQCVRDPGPFDHLR; encoded by the coding sequence ATGATGAGAGCCGTTGGAAAACGTCCTGCCGTGCTGTGCCTGGCCACCCTTTCCATCCTGCTGGCCGGTCCGCCCGCCATTGCGGCGGCCCACTGCCCCAAGGGCGGCGACGACTGGCCCGACGCATGCTTCGTCGAGCAGGCGGGCGAACGCTACGTCAAGCGCCAGTACCTGGACCGGCTGAAGTGGAACCGCCAGGGCTACGCGCTGGTGTCGCGCGCCGATGCCTTCGAGCTGATGGCCGTGAACCGCCAGGGCAAGGTGGTGGTGCCCGGCATTTATCACACGGGCGACTTCGACTATCCCGATGCCGAGCGCGGCGTCGGCCGTTTCGCCACGCTGGACGGCAAGTGCGGCTACTTCCAGGCCCGCGGCTTCAAGGTCGTGGTCCCGGCCCGCTACGATGTGTGCCGGGCCTTCCATGACGGCTGGGCCACCGCCTGCACCGGCTGCACCCGCTACTGCGACGATGAGGACTGCCATATGGATCATCTGGTCGGCGGGCAGGCCGACCAGCTGGGGCTGGACGGCACGGTGCGCCAGAGCTACCCGCTGGCCACGCTCGACACCGTCTGCGGCTCGCCGGAACGGCGCAAGCTCACCCAGCGCGCCGGTACCACGCTGCTGCAGTGCGTGCGCGACCCAGGCCCGTTCGACCACCTGCGCTAG
- a CDS encoding CTP synthase: MTKFVFVTGGVVSSLGKGIAAASLAAILESRGLKVTMLKLDPYINVDPGTMSPMQHGEVFVTDDGAETDLDLGHYERFISTRMRKVNNFTTGQIYESVIRKERRGEYLGKTVQVIPHITNEIQDYIRRGAEGYDVALCEIGGTVGDIESLPFLEAARQLSLRAGRKNSAFVHLTLVPYIASAGELKTKPTQHSVQKLREIGISPNALLCRADRAIPEDERAKISLFSNIEERGVISVWDVDTIYKVPQMLHDQGLDAIICEALDIDPPPADLSVWSKLIYTLEHPKAEVSIGMVGKYVELTESYKSLTEALRHAGIHTESRVNIEYIDSEEIEAKGTADLAKYDAILVPGGFGKRGVEGKIKAAQFARENKVPYLGICLGMQVALIEYARHMAGLSKANSTEFEPQTEQPVVALIDEWQNSDGKVEKRDANSDLGGTMRLGAQACAVKPGTLAHEIYGSVVTERHRHRYEANNHYLSRVEEAGLVVAARTPTEDLCEIMELPRAGANAHPWYMGVQYHPEFKSTPRDGHPLFTSFIKAALAHKNASGVAANNGVSASEEGAAA, encoded by the coding sequence ATGACCAAATTTGTCTTCGTCACTGGTGGCGTTGTGTCGTCCCTTGGAAAAGGGATTGCCGCCGCCTCCCTCGCCGCGATCCTCGAATCGCGCGGCCTCAAAGTCACCATGCTCAAGCTGGACCCGTACATCAACGTGGACCCGGGCACGATGAGCCCGATGCAGCACGGTGAAGTGTTCGTCACCGACGACGGCGCCGAAACCGACCTCGATCTCGGCCACTACGAGCGCTTCATCTCGACCCGCATGCGCAAGGTGAACAACTTCACCACGGGCCAGATCTACGAATCCGTGATCCGCAAGGAGCGCCGCGGCGAATACCTGGGCAAGACCGTCCAGGTGATCCCGCACATCACCAACGAGATCCAGGACTACATCCGCCGTGGCGCCGAAGGCTACGACGTGGCGCTGTGCGAGATCGGCGGCACCGTGGGCGATATCGAATCGCTGCCGTTCCTGGAGGCGGCACGTCAGCTGAGCCTGCGCGCGGGCCGCAAGAACTCCGCGTTCGTGCACCTGACCCTGGTGCCGTACATCGCCTCCGCCGGCGAACTGAAGACCAAGCCTACCCAGCACTCGGTGCAGAAGCTGCGCGAGATCGGCATTTCGCCGAACGCGCTGCTGTGCCGCGCCGACCGCGCCATCCCGGAAGACGAGCGCGCCAAGATCTCGCTGTTCTCGAACATCGAGGAACGCGGCGTGATCTCCGTGTGGGACGTGGACACGATCTACAAGGTGCCGCAGATGCTGCACGACCAGGGCCTGGACGCGATCATCTGCGAGGCGCTGGACATCGATCCGCCGCCGGCCGACCTGTCGGTCTGGTCGAAGCTGATCTACACGCTGGAGCATCCGAAGGCGGAAGTCTCGATCGGCATGGTCGGCAAGTACGTCGAGCTGACCGAGTCGTACAAGTCGCTGACCGAAGCGCTGCGCCACGCCGGCATCCATACCGAAAGCCGCGTCAACATCGAATACATCGACTCGGAAGAGATCGAGGCCAAGGGCACGGCCGACCTGGCCAAGTACGACGCCATCCTGGTGCCGGGCGGCTTCGGCAAGCGCGGCGTGGAAGGCAAGATCAAGGCGGCCCAGTTCGCCCGCGAGAACAAGGTGCCGTACCTGGGCATCTGCCTGGGCATGCAGGTCGCGCTGATCGAGTACGCGCGCCACATGGCGGGCCTGTCCAAGGCCAACTCCACCGAGTTCGAGCCGCAGACCGAGCAGCCGGTCGTCGCCCTGATCGACGAATGGCAGAACTCGGACGGCAAGGTGGAGAAGCGCGACGCCAACTCCGACCTGGGCGGCACGATGCGCCTGGGCGCGCAGGCCTGCGCCGTCAAGCCGGGCACCCTGGCGCACGAGATCTACGGCAGCGTCGTGACCGAGCGTCACCGTCACCGCTACGAGGCGAACAATCATTACCTGTCGCGCGTCGAAGAGGCGGGCCTGGTGGTGGCGGCCCGCACGCCGACGGAAGACCTGTGCGAAATCATGGAACTGCCGCGCGCAGGCGCCAACGCCCACCCGTGGTACATGGGCGTGCAGTACCACCCCGAATTCAAGTCAACGCCACGCGACGGCCATCCGCTGTTCACGTCGTTCATCAAGGCCGCGCTGGCGCACAAGAACGCCAGCGGCGTGGCCGCCAACAACGGCGTGTCGGCATCCGAAGAAGGAGCAGCAGCATGA
- a CDS encoding error-prone DNA polymerase, whose protein sequence is MAQFTTLPAYAELFCMTNFSFLHGASHAEELVARAIQLDYTALAITDECSLAGVVRAFGEAKAAGWDQNLLIGSWFRLTHPDGSHALSLLALARNRNGYGNLSEMITLGRTRAQKGSYLLHPEDFAAPPPERSHLRGMPDCLLILLPDYPAWDVAEVDRLHRQAAWMAATFAGRAWLGLVLLQRAFDEGHRLSIDEVALQHGLPVVAAGQVCMHVRSRKPLHDTLTAVRLGKPVYECGYDLAQNAEQHLRSRLRLANVYPPQALAETVRIAAQCSFSLKELRYEYPHELIPPGHTPSSYLRQETYIGAHVRFPQGVPGKVQEQIEKELALIQELEYEFFFLTVYDIVRFARGQEILCQGRGSAANSTVCYCLGITEVNPAESSMLMGRFISRERDEPPDIDVDFEHQRREEVIQYIYAKYGRHRAALAATVICYRPKSALRDAGKALGVDLAIVEKVAKSHHWFDSKHELLNRFAECGLDPHSPMAHQWASLAQRLLGFPRHLSQHVGGFVIAQDKLSRLVPIENATMKDRSVIQWDKDDLEELGLLKVDVLALGMLSALRRALHLIGQRRGEEFRMQDIPRDDAATYDMMCEADTIGVFQIESRAQMTMLPRLRPRRFYDLVIEVALVRPGPIQGGMVHPYLQRRLDPSLIDYPEGLHEALERTLGVPIFQEQVMQVAMIAAGFSEGEADQLRRAMAAWKRKGGMDKYRGRIIAGMTERGYDIEFAERICEQIQGFGEYGFPESHAASFALLTYVSSWIKCHEPAAFLCALLNSQPMGFYGPSQLVQDARRHGIEVRPIDIAVSGWESTLEERDEGGQPAVRLGMALLRGMRAESAERIEQARALRPFADVADLARRARLDRHDLQVLAGGNALRSLAGNRRQALWEAVGAVPDKDLLRPTTPVEEAPRLRAPSEGDDIIGDYRAQGLTLGRHPLALLRSQLLAKRFLPAEVLNTFADGQLARGAGIVTVRQRPGTAKGVLFITIEDETGNVNVIVWPDLVDQYRREVLGASLLGVYGVWQQEGIVRHLVAKRLVDLSSMLGKLPTASRDFC, encoded by the coding sequence ATGGCCCAGTTCACCACCTTGCCCGCCTACGCGGAGCTGTTTTGCATGACGAATTTTTCGTTCCTGCACGGCGCCTCGCATGCCGAGGAGCTGGTGGCGCGCGCGATCCAGCTCGACTACACGGCGCTGGCGATCACGGATGAATGCTCGCTGGCCGGCGTGGTGCGCGCCTTTGGCGAAGCCAAGGCGGCGGGGTGGGACCAGAACCTGCTGATCGGCAGCTGGTTCCGGCTGACCCATCCGGACGGCAGCCATGCGCTGTCGCTGCTGGCGCTGGCGCGGAACCGCAATGGCTACGGCAACCTGTCCGAGATGATCACGCTGGGGCGCACGCGCGCGCAGAAGGGCAGCTACCTGCTGCATCCGGAGGATTTCGCGGCGCCGCCGCCGGAGCGCTCACACCTGCGCGGCATGCCGGACTGCCTGCTGATCCTGCTGCCCGACTATCCGGCCTGGGACGTGGCGGAGGTGGACCGCCTGCACCGCCAGGCCGCCTGGATGGCGGCCACGTTCGCGGGGCGGGCGTGGCTGGGCCTCGTGCTGCTGCAGCGTGCGTTCGACGAAGGCCACCGCCTCAGCATCGACGAGGTGGCGCTGCAGCACGGCCTGCCCGTCGTGGCGGCGGGGCAGGTGTGCATGCACGTGCGTTCGCGCAAGCCCTTGCACGACACCCTGACGGCGGTGCGCCTGGGCAAGCCGGTGTACGAATGCGGCTACGACCTGGCGCAGAACGCGGAGCAGCACCTGCGCTCGCGCCTGCGCCTGGCCAACGTCTATCCGCCGCAGGCGCTGGCCGAGACGGTGCGCATCGCCGCCCAGTGCAGCTTCTCGCTGAAGGAACTGCGCTACGAATATCCCCATGAGCTGATCCCGCCGGGTCACACGCCGTCCTCCTACCTGCGCCAGGAGACCTATATCGGCGCCCACGTGCGCTTCCCGCAAGGCGTGCCGGGCAAGGTGCAGGAGCAGATCGAGAAAGAGTTGGCACTGATCCAGGAGCTGGAATACGAGTTCTTCTTCCTGACGGTATACGACATCGTGCGCTTTGCCCGCGGCCAGGAGATCCTGTGCCAGGGGCGCGGCTCGGCCGCCAACTCCACCGTCTGCTACTGCCTGGGCATCACGGAAGTCAATCCGGCCGAAAGCAGCATGCTGATGGGCCGCTTCATCTCGCGCGAGCGCGACGAGCCGCCCGATATCGACGTCGACTTCGAGCACCAGCGCCGCGAAGAGGTAATCCAGTACATCTACGCGAAATATGGCCGGCACCGCGCGGCGCTGGCCGCCACCGTGATCTGCTACCGCCCCAAGAGCGCGCTGCGCGACGCCGGCAAGGCGCTCGGCGTGGACCTGGCGATCGTCGAGAAGGTGGCCAAGTCGCACCACTGGTTCGACAGCAAGCACGAGCTCCTGAACCGCTTCGCCGAATGCGGCCTGGACCCGCACTCGCCGATGGCGCACCAGTGGGCCAGCCTGGCGCAGCGGCTGCTGGGTTTTCCGCGCCACCTGTCGCAGCACGTGGGCGGCTTCGTCATCGCCCAGGATAAATTGTCGCGCCTGGTGCCGATCGAGAACGCGACGATGAAGGACCGCAGCGTGATCCAGTGGGACAAGGACGACCTGGAGGAGCTGGGCCTGTTGAAGGTGGACGTGCTGGCGCTGGGCATGCTGTCGGCGCTGCGGCGCGCGCTGCACCTGATCGGCCAGCGCCGCGGCGAGGAATTCCGCATGCAGGACATCCCGCGCGACGACGCGGCGACCTACGACATGATGTGCGAGGCCGATACGATCGGCGTGTTCCAGATCGAGTCGCGCGCGCAGATGACGATGCTGCCGCGCCTGCGCCCGCGCCGTTTCTACGATCTCGTCATCGAGGTGGCGCTGGTGCGGCCCGGCCCGATCCAGGGCGGCATGGTGCATCCCTACCTGCAGCGCCGCCTCGACCCCAGCCTGATCGATTATCCCGAAGGGCTGCACGAGGCGCTGGAGCGTACCCTGGGCGTGCCGATCTTCCAGGAGCAGGTGATGCAGGTGGCGATGATCGCGGCCGGTTTCTCGGAAGGGGAGGCCGACCAGCTGCGCCGCGCGATGGCGGCATGGAAGCGCAAGGGCGGCATGGACAAGTACCGCGGCCGCATCATCGCCGGCATGACGGAGCGCGGCTACGACATCGAGTTCGCCGAGCGCATCTGCGAGCAGATCCAGGGCTTCGGCGAATACGGCTTCCCCGAGTCGCACGCGGCCAGCTTCGCGCTCTTGACGTACGTGAGTTCATGGATCAAGTGCCACGAGCCGGCCGCGTTCCTGTGCGCGCTGCTGAACAGCCAGCCGATGGGCTTCTACGGTCCGTCGCAGTTGGTGCAGGATGCCAGGCGCCACGGCATCGAGGTGCGCCCGATCGATATCGCCGTCAGCGGCTGGGAGTCCACGCTGGAGGAAAGGGACGAGGGCGGACAGCCGGCCGTGCGCCTCGGCATGGCGCTGCTGCGCGGCATGCGCGCCGAGTCGGCCGAACGGATCGAGCAGGCCCGCGCGCTGCGCCCGTTCGCGGACGTGGCCGACCTGGCCCGGCGCGCCCGGCTCGATCGGCACGACCTGCAGGTGCTGGCCGGCGGCAATGCGCTGCGCAGCCTGGCGGGCAACCGCCGCCAGGCGCTGTGGGAAGCGGTGGGCGCGGTGCCGGACAAGGACCTGCTGCGCCCCACCACGCCGGTGGAGGAAGCGCCGCGGTTGCGCGCACCGAGCGAAGGCGACGACATCATCGGCGACTACCGTGCGCAGGGCCTGACCCTGGGGCGCCATCCGCTGGCGCTGCTGCGATCGCAGCTGCTGGCCAAGCGCTTCCTGCCGGCCGAGGTGCTGAACACGTTCGCGGACGGCCAGCTGGCGCGCGGTGCCGGCATCGTCACGGTGCGCCAGCGCCCCGGCACGGCCAAGGGCGTACTGTTCATCACGATCGAGGACGAGACGGGCAACGTCAACGTCATCGTCTGGCCCGACCTGGTCGACCAGTACCGGCGCGAGGTGCTGGGTGCCTCGCTGCTGGGCGTGTATGGCGTGTGGCAGCAGGAAGGCATCGTGCGCCACCTGGTGGCCAAACGCCTGGTCGACCTGTCTTCGATGCTGGGCAAGCTGCCCACGGCCAGCCGCGATTTTTGCTGA
- the kdsA gene encoding 3-deoxy-8-phosphooctulonate synthase, whose protein sequence is MKLCGFDVGLDQPFFLIAGTCVIESRQMAFDVAGAMKEMTAELGIPYIYKSSFDKANRSSGTSYRGPGMDKGLEILGDVKRELGVPVLTDVHTIEEIEAVASVVDVLQTPAFLCRQTDFITACAQSGLPVNIKKGQFLAPHDMKNVIDKARAAAKAKGLNEDNFLACERGASFGYNNLVSDMRSLAIMRETGAPVVFDATHSVQLPGGNGTSSGGMRDMVPVLSRAAVAVGVAGLFMETHPTPATALSDGPNAVPLGRMKELLSTLVQLDRITKQAGFLENGFE, encoded by the coding sequence ATGAAACTGTGTGGATTCGATGTCGGCCTGGACCAGCCGTTCTTCCTGATCGCCGGCACCTGCGTGATCGAGTCGCGCCAGATGGCGTTCGACGTCGCCGGCGCGATGAAGGAAATGACGGCCGAACTGGGCATCCCCTACATCTACAAGTCGTCGTTCGACAAGGCCAACCGCTCCTCCGGCACGTCGTACCGCGGCCCCGGCATGGACAAGGGCCTGGAAATCCTGGGCGACGTCAAGCGCGAGCTGGGCGTGCCGGTGCTGACGGACGTGCACACGATCGAGGAGATCGAGGCGGTGGCGTCCGTCGTGGACGTGCTGCAGACGCCGGCCTTCCTGTGCCGCCAGACCGACTTCATCACCGCCTGCGCGCAGTCCGGCCTGCCGGTAAACATCAAGAAGGGCCAGTTCCTGGCGCCGCACGACATGAAGAACGTCATCGACAAGGCCCGCGCCGCCGCGAAGGCGAAGGGTCTGAACGAAGACAACTTCCTGGCCTGCGAACGGGGCGCCTCGTTCGGCTACAACAACCTGGTCTCGGACATGCGCTCGCTGGCGATCATGCGCGAGACCGGCGCGCCCGTGGTCTTCGACGCGACCCACTCGGTGCAGCTGCCGGGCGGGAACGGCACTTCGTCGGGCGGCATGCGCGACATGGTGCCCGTGCTGTCGCGCGCGGCCGTGGCGGTCGGCGTGGCCGGCCTGTTCATGGAAACGCACCCGACGCCGGCCACGGCGCTGTCGGACGGCCCGAACGCCGTGCCGCTGGGCCGCATGAAGGAACTGCTGTCCACCTTGGTGCAGCTGGACCGCATCACCAAGCAGGCCGGGTTCCTCGAGAACGGCTTCGAGTAA
- a CDS encoding PhzF family phenazine biosynthesis protein yields the protein MTPHRTELLCFGTRPGQGNAALVLRGDRSSVDERQVLARSSGVGACVFLDTDDGVTLDFYYPHARSPLCLHATLAAARVLLETAPGPLSVRTALGGQRLVLQRQDDDVYVELVPLPTAPLPLPDDLPAHLVPGIALVAPPAVASVGSPKLLLQVADPARLQALQPDLATIQAWGKAHGINGVYAWCERPDGALEGRNFNHPPGGKEDSATGVAAGALTVLLGKSLRIFQGASLGQPCLIRTVWHGDRLLVGGAAEYVQEAASRLSAQRR from the coding sequence ATGACCCCACATCGAACTGAACTGCTCTGCTTTGGCACCCGTCCCGGCCAGGGCAATGCCGCCCTCGTGCTGCGCGGCGATCGCAGCAGCGTGGACGAGCGCCAGGTCCTCGCTCGCTCCAGCGGCGTCGGCGCTTGCGTCTTCCTCGACACGGACGACGGCGTGACACTGGACTTTTACTATCCGCACGCGCGCAGCCCGCTGTGCCTGCATGCCACGCTGGCGGCGGCACGCGTGCTGCTCGAGACGGCGCCGGGCCCGCTGTCCGTGCGCACGGCGCTGGGCGGCCAGCGCCTGGTGCTGCAGCGCCAGGACGACGACGTCTACGTCGAGCTGGTGCCGCTGCCCACGGCACCGCTGCCATTGCCGGACGACCTGCCGGCCCACCTGGTTCCCGGCATCGCGCTGGTGGCGCCGCCCGCCGTCGCCTCGGTCGGCAGTCCGAAGCTGCTGCTGCAGGTTGCCGATCCCGCACGCTTGCAGGCGCTCCAACCCGACCTGGCCACGATCCAGGCCTGGGGCAAGGCGCATGGCATCAACGGCGTCTATGCGTGGTGCGAACGGCCGGATGGCGCGCTGGAAGGCCGCAATTTCAATCATCCGCCGGGCGGCAAGGAAGACAGCGCGACGGGCGTCGCGGCCGGGGCGCTGACTGTATTGCTGGGGAAGTCGCTGCGGATTTTCCAGGGCGCCAGCCTGGGCCAGCCCTGCCTGATAAGGACGGTATGGCATGGCGACCGACTGCTGGTCGGCGGCGCGGCGGAATATGTCCAGGAGGCCGCTTCAAGGCTGAGCGCACAACGGCGGTAA
- a CDS encoding GNAT family N-acetyltransferase, whose product MDDFRFRPATIADAPALGALVLDLLPYLTIDPEGKGAEEFVTHIDGAAQLRYLRQPNFRYRVATQHGRLAGFIAMRDNSHLFHLFVGRALHGQGLGRRLWEQARDAALAAGNPGVFTVNASDHALPMYRRFGFEPTGPREAQRGIAWTPMRLG is encoded by the coding sequence ATGGACGACTTCCGCTTCCGCCCCGCCACGATCGCCGACGCGCCCGCGCTGGGCGCGCTGGTGCTGGACCTGCTGCCCTACCTGACCATCGACCCGGAGGGCAAGGGCGCGGAGGAGTTCGTCACACATATCGACGGCGCGGCGCAGCTGCGCTACCTGCGCCAGCCGAACTTCCGCTATCGCGTGGCCACGCAGCACGGCAGGCTGGCCGGCTTCATCGCCATGCGCGACAACAGCCACCTGTTTCATCTGTTCGTCGGCCGCGCGCTGCATGGCCAGGGCCTGGGCCGGCGGCTGTGGGAGCAGGCGCGCGACGCGGCGCTGGCGGCCGGCAACCCAGGCGTTTTCACCGTCAACGCTTCCGACCACGCGCTGCCGATGTACCGCCGCTTCGGCTTCGAGCCGACCGGCCCGCGCGAGGCGCAACGCGGGATTGCCTGGACGCCGATGCGGCTGGGGTAA